TGTGACAAAAGCGGAAGCTTTACCTCAGCCTGTGACCCGGGCTCACAAGCactgaatttaatttaaattaaacttATCGGTAGCACAGAAGAGAGAAGGTAAGAGAAAGGTAATCTGTAGTGAAAGGAAAGAAGTTAAACGATAGTGCAAACGAAAGAGGATTTTCGAGAAGAACGATAGCGACGATAACGATGGCGGTAAGGAAGAAGGATAGGCAAAGTAATTGAAGGAAAAGTCTAGATCAACGAGAGTAAGACAGGAAGGAACGTGGCCTCATATTTCCCGCTAATTTGGTTTTGCTGGACATATGGCTtcatatttcccgcaaatgCGTTAAGATGGAATAATATGTTACTTTCATTCCGCTTTTCCGGTTAAAAAAGTTTACTTTATggttgagtcgggaataaTCTAAACAAATACTAATTCAAAGTTAAGACAAGTATAATGAGGCTGGTATAACAGAATTTTTGTAACGccaaaaaagtaatttgtaTTCATAATTCACTTCATAAAAATCCTATACAAATAAGAATGAATTATCTCATAGTACTGCCTGATTTCAACATCGTTTTGAATTCACCAAAGAAGTACCTTTGCAACGATCTTTTCATACTTTCAAAGTATCTTGATATGCTTTATTTCTTCCCATAAATTACGCCTTCAAtcaaaaacgagaaacacTTGGTATAACAAATCTTGCGAGCCTCCACATTTGTGATGCGCATATAGACCGATGTGCTGATACGaacttatatatacataaaaaccatgttatatgtatactacaCAAGCTCCGCCACCCTGGATTCTGttccgaaatttttctttgtaaactataattcacatttttcttgATATCTTTTGACAGTACGAAGAAATTTGTTGTACGAAAGAtataaatgttttaaaaatcttttcataATCTAGAAAACGATTCGTCTATGTGGCTTCCACATTACGTAGCAGTAGGTGTACTGacgcttttttttcaacgacaccCACAGCAGGCCTAATCCACTTTTCTACGAGGATTTACGAAATTGTAAGCATGTTCTGaacatttaattaaaaaacgcTTTCCATACGATGTATGAACAAAGCGGATAAGATTATAGGAATGTATCGTAAAATAGGAAGAAGATTGGAGCAGAATTCAAAGAGGGGCTTGATTCCTGAAGTAGCAGCTGAGGTGACGGCGACGAGATCTTTATAGAGTGTCTCCAACCATTTGTGTACATATCACATACATCGCAATTCCTATAtgcttttttaatttatacattCGAAGTGTTATATAAATCGAAGCTCTCGTAGAAACGGGCATATAGACTACGAACCACCAAGGACGCAGCTCTGGAAAGTTCAATTCGAAATAAGTGAGTTCACTAATACAATATTCACAAAATTCACAACAACAACTTACTCAAGCTACATTGGGTAAGCCACTTTGATTGTTGATGGTGTATGTGTAGAGATAACTACGCTTCACAAGAAACAGCTTACGAACTTCGAAACTACGGAGACCGCTTAATCCCATTAGTCCGATCGTTATCATAAACTTGTCCGTTCTCTGCATTAGATACCAATaacaaacaaaatgaaaatcctATTCCAACCGACGTGGATATTGCCAATGATATTGGCTTGCACTGCTCGCTGCTCGGCAGATCTGGACGTTCTGCATACGTGGAAGTACATCGATTACGTCTGGGATAACGACACGCAAAAAGAAGATGCGGTTGCTTCTGGTCAATACGACGCTACAAAAATCGCTATTAATGATGTTCAACAACTTCCAGGTATCATCCTGTCATAGTTCATTATTAATGGTCAATGTATTCCCGACGATCCAACCTTTTGAAGACATCGGtgtcacataaatttttgtaattccttAGACGGTCGGGTACTGGTGACCACTCCGAAATATTTCGATAACCCCGCAAGTTTGTCCGTGATTTCGAATACGTCAGGTGATGGAGGTCCGCTGCTGGAGCCCTATCCCAGCTGGAGTTGGCATACAACAGACGGAAATAGCTCCAGCATTACTAGCGTCAATAGAGTTCGGGTAAGTATCGTACAATGGTAGAAAAACAACATTCAGCAATTATTTCACAACTCCATATTATTGGCGCCCTACAGGTGGACCAGTGCAACAGACTTTGGATCGTCGACTCCGGAAAAATAGGAAACGATCAAGTATCGCCAGCTCGTATTCTGATATTTGATCCCGCTACAGACGAGTTGCTGGAATGCATTGAGATTCCAGACGAATTGTCCCACAATCCCAATGACACAAGCAAAGGAAAATTAGAACTACAAGCTGTCGAGACAGAGGGGGATACTTGTGAAAAAACTTGGGTGCGTTGAACACTAGTCTAAAGTACTGGGATCGGTGCAAATTTTGTGAATCCCAACTTTTAGTCAGTTTCGATTGCATACGAATCACTCGTGGGTTACAGGTATACATTGGAGATCTGGAAGGATGGGGTCTTCTTATCTACAACGGATCTGACATATGGCGCATTGACAACGACGAATTATTCGCCCCGCAAGAGGAGTACACCACATTTTCTCTCAATGACAAAAATGTAACGTTAAATACCGGAGTAGCCAGTATGCTGATCCTGCCTGATGGATTCTTCAGAGAAAAATCGACAATCTTTAAGCCGATGGCTTCGGAAGTTGGGTACGGTGCGTCCGTTGAAGATCTACACAACTCTTTCTCGGGGAACGAGGTCAGGTATTACAAGACCAACTTCACTGCCCCCAGCCAAGAACTTGCAAGGGATATCTCGTCGGATGGTATTCTAATCGCCGGTTTCCCCACCGTCTCAGTCCTTGTCTGCTGGAATATAGAGTGGCCCCTGCTTGATGCTAACGTAGTAAGTAACCGTGATTGATTTTACAGTAATTTTACAGATCAAAGTTACTTCTATACCACGTCAAACTGCATCATTATTGCTGCCCAAATTTCTTCAGGTAACGCTGCAAACGAGTGACGAGTATTTACAATTCGTCAGTGGTGTGAAGATTACCAATGGGATTCAAAGCGGTGTTGAAGGTGACAACGTTTGGGTTGCGTCGATTCATTTACAGCAGTTCATCTCGGGTTCCCTGGACATCACTGAGGACAATTATTACATCCTCGGAGGAAATGTGAAAACCCTCGTGAACGGCACAAGGTGTCAAACTG
This is a stretch of genomic DNA from Neodiprion fabricii isolate iyNeoFabr1 chromosome 2, iyNeoFabr1.1, whole genome shotgun sequence. It encodes these proteins:
- the LOC124175781 gene encoding major royal jelly protein 1-like, producing the protein MKILFQPTWILPMILACTARCSADLDVLHTWKYIDYVWDNDTQKEDAVASGQYDATKIAINDVQQLPDGRVLVTTPKYFDNPASLSVISNTSGDGGPLLEPYPSWSWHTTDGNSSSITSVNRVRVDQCNRLWIVDSGKIGNDQVSPARILIFDPATDELLECIEIPDELSHNPNDTSKGKLELQAVETEGDTCEKTWVYIGDLEGWGLLIYNGSDIWRIDNDELFAPQEEYTTFSLNDKNVTLNTGVASMLILPDGFFREKSTIFKPMASEVGYGASVEDLHNSFSGNEVRYYKTNFTAPSQELARDISSDGILIAGFPTVSVLVCWNIEWPLLDANVVTLQTSDEYLQFVSGVKITNGIQSGVEGDNVWVASIHLQQFISGSLDITEDNYYILGGNVKTLVNGTRCQTGPRPLVDDLNDKFFFSYSP